The Bubalus bubalis isolate 160015118507 breed Murrah chromosome 1, NDDB_SH_1, whole genome shotgun sequence genome includes a region encoding these proteins:
- the LOC102390732 gene encoding cell surface glycoprotein CD200 receptor 1, which produces MLLISFIITMSASTITSSMDRKQSTVTLYAEVKTSLSVRVATKAVLTCPPVLWTSVLVVTWEMVLRGKPPCFRAYRCDTNQTTRGNCTDKRITWASRPDENPALQVDPVTITHDGNYTCQIVTSDGVFHHEYHLQVLVPPEVTLVPTEKGTAVCKAAAGKPAAQISWTPEGDCVTEQEPSRGSGTVTVQSTCRWGDRHVLNVSCSVSHLAGSKSLFIELEKGIRTLGFPGSDLLIILCVKFSFVGYPGLCGIHPLPENK; this is translated from the exons CTTCAACAATTACTTCATCTATGGACAGAAAGCAGAGCACTGTAACACTTTATGCAGAAG TTAAAACTTCACTATCAGTACGAGTGGCTACAAAAGCTGTGCTCACTTGCCCTCCTGTGCTGTGGACAAGTGTGTTGGTAGTAACATGGGAAATGGTCCTCAGAGGCAAGCCGCCCTGCTTCAGAGCCTACAGGTGTGATACAAATCAGACCACAAGAGGAAACTGTACTGACAAGAGAATAACCTGGGCCTCCAGACCTGACGAGAATCCTGCCCTTCAGGTTGATCCAGTGACCATCACTCATGATGGGAATTACACGTGTCAAATAGTAACAAGTGATGGGGTTTTCCATCATGAGTATCACCTCCAAGTGTTAG TGCCCCCTGAAGTGACCCTTGTTCCAACTGAGAAGGGAACTGCAGTGTGCAAGGCAGCTGCAGGGAAGCCGGCTGCACAGATCTCCTGGACCCCAGAGGGGGATTGTGTCACTGAGCAAGAGCCTTCCCGGGGCAGCGGCACAGTGACCGTCCAGAGCACTTGCCGCTGGGGGGACCGCCATGTGCTGAACGTGTCCTGCTCCGTCTCCCACTTGGCTGGCAGCAAGAGTCTGTTCATAGAGCTGGAGAAAG GTATCAGAACCCTGGGATTTCCAGGATCAGACTTACTGATCATTCTCTGCGTGAAATTCTCTTTTGTTGGTTATCCTGGTCTTTGTGGGATTCATCCACTTCCAGAGAACAAATGA